The following proteins are encoded in a genomic region of Tenacibaculum sp. 190524A05c:
- a CDS encoding lysine N(6)-hydroxylase/L-ornithine N(5)-oxygenase family protein, translated as MKQSNVADFIAIGVGPFNLGLACLTEPIENVNGIFLDKKESFDWHPGMLLEDTTLQIPFMADLVTLADPTNQFSFLNYIKEQGRMYSFYIRENFLLLRNEYNQYCQWAIEKLSNIYFNTEVTHIDYEEESGLYIVTSTCTKTQEIKIYKAKKLVFGTGTPPYIPESCKKLKDKAIHSSQYLNYKEELHKQEKITVLGSGQSAAEIFYDLLQEADSIGYELNWITRSPRFFPLEYSKLTLEMTSPEYVDYFYNLPESKRDDLIKNQKHLYKGINSDLIAAIHDTLYTKRVTAKAPIKVSLRTNSELINTQVLEDSIQLDLHQIEQDKYFRHTTQGLVLATGYAYQLPDFVDGISDRIKWDAKERFDVGRNYSIDISNNEIFVQNAELHTHGFVTPDLGMAAYRNSYIIKEMTGIEHYPIEQKIAFQQFEVHEDEEIPVTIINEYEA; from the coding sequence ATGAAGCAGAGCAATGTAGCAGATTTTATTGCAATAGGAGTTGGTCCATTTAACTTAGGATTAGCTTGTTTAACAGAACCAATTGAAAACGTAAATGGAATTTTTCTAGATAAAAAAGAAAGTTTTGATTGGCATCCAGGAATGTTGTTAGAAGACACAACGTTACAAATTCCATTTATGGCTGATTTGGTAACCTTAGCTGATCCTACAAATCAATTCAGTTTTTTAAACTATATCAAAGAGCAGGGGAGAATGTATTCTTTTTATATCCGTGAGAACTTTTTGTTATTGCGTAATGAATACAATCAATATTGTCAATGGGCTATTGAAAAGCTATCTAATATCTATTTCAATACAGAGGTAACGCATATTGATTACGAGGAAGAAAGTGGTTTATATATTGTGACTAGTACTTGTACAAAAACACAAGAGATTAAAATATATAAGGCGAAGAAACTAGTTTTTGGAACCGGAACTCCACCGTACATTCCGGAATCTTGTAAGAAATTAAAAGATAAAGCTATTCATTCTTCTCAATATTTAAACTATAAAGAAGAGCTACACAAGCAAGAGAAAATTACAGTTTTAGGAAGTGGACAAAGCGCAGCAGAAATATTTTATGATTTATTACAAGAAGCTGATTCTATTGGATATGAACTAAATTGGATCACCCGTTCTCCTAGGTTTTTCCCACTTGAATATTCTAAGTTAACACTAGAAATGACATCTCCAGAATATGTTGACTATTTCTATAATTTACCTGAATCGAAAAGAGATGATTTAATTAAAAATCAAAAGCATTTATACAAAGGAATTAACAGCGATTTAATTGCTGCAATTCATGATACTTTATATACAAAAAGAGTTACAGCTAAAGCCCCAATTAAAGTATCTCTTCGTACAAATTCTGAATTAATTAACACGCAAGTATTAGAGGATTCAATTCAGTTAGATTTACATCAAATTGAGCAAGACAAGTATTTCAGACATACAACTCAAGGTTTAGTTTTAGCAACTGGATATGCTTATCAACTTCCTGATTTTGTTGATGGAATCTCAGATAGAATTAAATGGGACGCAAAAGAACGTTTTGATGTAGGAAGAAACTATAGTATAGACATTTCAAATAATGAAATATTTGTTCAAAATGCTGAACTGCATACACACGGTTTTGTAACTCCAGATTTAGGAATGGCGGCATATAGAAATTCTTATATCATTAAAGAAATGACTGGGATTGAACATTACCCAATCGAACAAAAAATTGCATTTCAACAATTTGAAGTACACGAAGACGAGGAAATACCTGTAACTATTATAAATGAATATGAAGCTTAA
- the gwsG gene encoding grasp-with-spasm system ATP-grasp peptide maturase — translation MKLIFSIKGDFTTTLVCKWLNFLHKPYLRINGDSNDTQFLELNTFDNTIIFQKNNKIYDLNSANGVWYRKAGLGFKHFKANYGIKDKEILLEDGNELKNIVKEENRTLIKFIHKKLEKKKSVGKQYNANLNKLEVLELAKEIGLKTPKTFIATTKKQLREILKSENELITKSIKDNLYHFTENHGYYTYTEKVNLDNINSFPDIFSPTLFQNLVEKRYELRVFYLKGKFYSMCVFSQNDKQTELDFRKYNNSKPNRNIPFKLPEKIEQNLKTLFNELDLNTGSADIMVDKNGNYIFLEINPVGQFSMVSTPCNFYLERELAKEL, via the coding sequence ATGAAATTAATTTTTTCCATAAAAGGAGACTTCACAACCACATTAGTATGTAAGTGGTTAAATTTTCTTCACAAACCATACTTAAGAATTAACGGTGACTCTAATGACACTCAGTTTTTAGAACTAAATACATTTGATAACACCATTATTTTTCAAAAAAATAATAAAATATACGATTTGAATAGTGCTAACGGTGTATGGTATAGAAAAGCTGGATTAGGCTTCAAACACTTTAAGGCAAACTACGGAATAAAAGACAAAGAAATTTTATTGGAAGATGGAAATGAATTAAAAAATATAGTTAAAGAGGAAAATAGAACTCTTATTAAATTTATACATAAAAAGTTAGAAAAAAAGAAAAGTGTAGGTAAACAGTACAATGCAAATTTAAATAAACTAGAAGTACTAGAGTTAGCTAAAGAAATTGGGTTAAAAACACCAAAAACATTCATTGCCACAACTAAAAAGCAACTTCGTGAAATTTTAAAATCAGAAAATGAATTAATCACCAAATCAATTAAAGATAATTTATATCATTTCACAGAAAATCACGGTTACTATACTTATACAGAAAAGGTTAATCTGGATAATATCAATTCTTTTCCGGATATTTTTTCTCCTACTTTATTTCAAAATTTAGTTGAAAAACGTTATGAATTGAGAGTATTCTATTTAAAAGGTAAATTTTACTCTATGTGTGTTTTTTCCCAGAATGATAAACAAACGGAATTAGATTTTCGAAAGTATAATAATTCAAAACCTAATAGAAATATTCCTTTTAAGTTACCTGAAAAAATTGAACAAAATTTAAAAACACTATTTAATGAATTAGATTTAAATACTGGATCAGCTGATATAATGGTAGATAAAAACGGAAATTACATATTCCTAGAAATAAATCCAGTTGGACAATTTAGTATGGTATCAACGCCATGCAATTTCTATTTAGAAAGAGAATTAGCAAAGGAACTTTAA
- a CDS encoding AraC family transcriptional regulator yields MENHTMKYIQSGELQIAASCETTCNRITEVYHPSSLLLYTQIGKLHVIVGEDEFEIPRGNFALLRKYTEAKMFKTWSEDEGLAKTYGFGLTNDFINKVIHKIELPKKNYINDSFFDIPNTKKLSDLMNSLIVFIDDEKSIDINTVEVKTLEALRALAEADNGILNIFKEFSNNERASIEKLMRHNFLYNIPLETLAKQSGRSLSTFNREFKTIFNETPHRWIMKERLYHARNLMKSNKHKPSKVYLESGFEDLSHFSKAFKKQFNITPSEFYKSLQEL; encoded by the coding sequence ATGGAAAATCATACAATGAAATATATTCAGTCAGGAGAACTTCAGATTGCGGCCTCTTGTGAAACCACTTGTAATAGAATTACTGAGGTTTATCATCCTAGCTCCCTCCTGCTCTATACTCAAATAGGAAAACTTCATGTAATTGTAGGTGAAGATGAGTTTGAAATTCCTAGAGGTAATTTTGCCTTACTACGAAAATATACAGAAGCAAAGATGTTTAAAACGTGGTCTGAAGATGAAGGTCTTGCTAAAACCTATGGTTTTGGATTAACCAATGATTTTATAAATAAAGTAATTCATAAAATAGAATTACCTAAAAAAAACTACATAAATGATTCGTTTTTCGATATTCCGAATACCAAGAAATTAAGTGACTTGATGAACTCTCTAATTGTTTTTATTGATGATGAAAAATCCATTGATATTAATACTGTTGAAGTTAAGACACTTGAAGCATTACGAGCATTAGCGGAAGCTGATAATGGAATTTTAAATATTTTCAAAGAGTTTTCGAATAACGAGCGAGCTAGTATTGAAAAGCTGATGAGACACAATTTTTTGTATAATATTCCATTAGAAACTTTAGCAAAACAATCCGGTAGAAGTTTATCAACATTCAATCGAGAGTTCAAAACAATTTTTAATGAAACTCCTCATCGATGGATTATGAAAGAGCGACTGTATCACGCAAGAAACTTGATGAAATCAAATAAGCATAAACCGTCTAAAGTTTATTTAGAATCTGGATTCGAAGATTTATCACATTTCAGTAAAGCTTTCAAAAAACAATTCAATATTACTCCATCTGAATTTTATAAGTCTTTACAAGAGCTCTAA
- a CDS encoding aspartate aminotransferase family protein: MIVNEAPPFKELSLNSYLFNDESLALYEDYLAKTFVYIQKFLANRKFYKGDDIEEIKINKQKARLIDINSSNPIHKALEELNELYIENAIAFHNPTYVAHLNCPITLPSIVAELIATTVNTAVETWDQSTSATFIEQEVIRWICNEFKFNDYSDGVFTSGGTQSNFMALLMARDHYAFEKFGINIKQNGWSDQVSKFRIFCSEKSHFSIKKNAALLGMGYDAVVSVKVDNRMCMDTEELVLAIEKTKQEGNIPIAVVATLGTTDYGSFDPIKTIGKIAKEQELWLHVDGAYGGCYVLTETHNHYFDGVEYADSITIDFHKTLFQPVSCSAFLARNRKHFQYVSYYADYLNPIEDKDSERPNLIEKSIQTTRRFDALKVWLTLKTLGTKTIASYLEEVHHLAKQVYNSMLTNPNFELAHVPELSTVVFRYKNSEADHEPTHDEVNLHIKNTLYKAGKASIASTKLNGNIYLKFTLLNPKNTINNLLNIVDMIEETGKLYQPKTEAL, translated from the coding sequence ATGATTGTAAACGAAGCTCCTCCTTTTAAAGAATTGTCATTAAACAGTTATTTATTTAATGATGAATCGTTAGCATTATATGAAGACTACCTAGCCAAAACATTTGTATATATTCAAAAATTTTTAGCGAATCGCAAATTTTACAAAGGTGACGATATTGAAGAGATTAAAATTAATAAGCAAAAAGCACGATTAATCGATATAAACTCTTCAAACCCGATTCATAAAGCGTTAGAAGAACTAAATGAACTCTATATAGAAAATGCAATTGCATTTCACAATCCAACCTACGTAGCCCACTTAAATTGTCCAATTACATTGCCATCTATTGTTGCCGAACTAATTGCTACAACTGTAAATACGGCAGTTGAGACGTGGGATCAAAGTACTTCAGCAACCTTTATTGAACAAGAAGTAATTCGTTGGATTTGCAACGAATTTAAATTTAATGATTATTCTGATGGTGTTTTCACTAGTGGTGGAACACAATCAAACTTCATGGCTTTATTAATGGCCAGAGATCATTATGCTTTCGAGAAATTCGGAATCAACATCAAACAAAATGGATGGTCTGATCAGGTTAGTAAATTTAGAATCTTCTGTTCGGAAAAATCGCATTTTAGTATAAAGAAAAACGCCGCTCTTCTTGGTATGGGATATGACGCTGTTGTTTCTGTAAAAGTTGATAATAGAATGTGCATGGACACAGAAGAATTAGTTCTTGCAATTGAAAAAACTAAACAAGAAGGGAATATTCCAATTGCAGTTGTAGCTACATTAGGAACTACAGATTATGGAAGTTTCGATCCCATAAAAACAATAGGGAAAATTGCAAAAGAGCAAGAACTTTGGCTACATGTGGATGGAGCATATGGTGGATGTTATGTGTTAACAGAAACTCATAATCACTATTTTGATGGAGTTGAATATGCAGATTCAATTACTATAGATTTTCATAAAACACTATTCCAACCCGTAAGTTGTAGCGCATTTTTAGCCAGAAACAGAAAACATTTTCAGTACGTTTCTTACTATGCAGACTATTTAAATCCTATAGAAGATAAAGATTCTGAAAGACCGAATTTGATTGAAAAGTCTATTCAAACCACAAGAAGATTCGACGCTTTAAAAGTTTGGTTAACCTTAAAAACCTTAGGAACAAAAACTATTGCTTCTTATTTAGAAGAAGTACATCATTTGGCAAAACAGGTATATAATAGCATGCTTACTAATCCGAATTTTGAATTGGCGCATGTTCCTGAATTAAGTACAGTTGTATTCAGATATAAAAACTCTGAAGCTGATCATGAACCAACGCATGATGAAGTGAATCTTCATATTAAAAACACCTTATACAAAGCCGGAAAAGCATCAATTGCAAGTACTAAATTAAATGGAAACATCTATTTAAAATTCACACTCTTAAACCCAAAAAACACCATAAATAACTTGTTGAACATCGTAGATATGATTGAAGAAACAGGTAAACTTTATCAACCTAAAACAGAAGCATTATGA
- the gwsS gene encoding grasp-with-spasm system SPASM domain peptide maturase — MKNNYFLIYTDCVIVSGVKECLIHDLTRHDIYKLPQGYYTIFQKLKTHKISDIENLMTKEDLSNFKLLMDFLVENELGEYVDDISLFPDMSTEWDSPHQITNAIIDFNESKYDVNDILRQLSLLNCQHVEFRAYSESDYSFISNIITEANKYYLNSIELILKYENENLIDELLSIMRSNYIVERITFYNAPNNKVRKVKRHNESIGYIIATEQNIVSNKSCGIINFKNFNVSGIKEYTEAKNFNSCLNRKISIDTDGLIRNCPSMKKDFGNIKFTSLSEVIENKEFTKLWSITKDSVDVCKTCEFRYICTDCRAFLDKPEYIYSKPLKCGYNPETGQWTDWSTNSLKSQSIKYYELSS, encoded by the coding sequence ATGAAAAATAATTACTTTTTAATATATACAGATTGTGTTATTGTAAGTGGTGTTAAAGAATGTTTAATTCACGATTTAACCCGTCATGATATTTATAAATTACCACAAGGATATTATACTATTTTTCAAAAATTAAAGACACATAAAATATCGGATATAGAGAATTTAATGACTAAAGAAGATCTATCAAATTTCAAATTGTTAATGGATTTTTTAGTTGAAAATGAATTAGGTGAATATGTTGATGACATCTCTCTATTCCCTGATATGAGTACCGAATGGGATAGTCCACATCAAATTACAAATGCAATAATAGATTTTAATGAATCTAAATACGACGTTAATGATATATTACGACAATTATCATTATTAAATTGTCAGCATGTTGAGTTTAGAGCGTATTCTGAATCAGATTATTCTTTCATTTCTAATATTATTACAGAAGCAAATAAGTATTATTTAAATTCTATTGAGCTTATTCTAAAATACGAAAATGAAAATTTGATTGATGAATTGTTATCTATAATGAGAAGTAATTACATAGTAGAACGAATTACTTTTTATAATGCTCCAAATAATAAAGTAAGAAAAGTTAAACGTCATAATGAAAGCATAGGTTATATAATAGCTACTGAACAAAATATAGTTTCAAATAAATCCTGTGGTATTATTAATTTTAAGAATTTCAATGTATCTGGAATCAAAGAATATACAGAAGCTAAAAATTTCAATTCATGTCTAAATAGAAAAATTTCCATAGATACGGATGGTTTAATAAGGAATTGCCCATCAATGAAAAAAGATTTTGGCAATATTAAATTTACTTCATTGAGTGAAGTTATAGAAAATAAGGAATTCACTAAACTTTGGAGTATTACCAAAGATAGTGTTGATGTTTGTAAAACCTGTGAATTTCGATATATATGCACAGACTGTCGTGCCTTTTTAGATAAACCTGAATATATATATAGTAAGCCTTTAAAATGTGGTTATAATCCTGAAACCGGACAATGGACAGATTGGTCTACAAATTCATTAAAATCTCAATCCATTAAATATTATGAATTAAGCTCATGA
- a CDS encoding (2Fe-2S)-binding protein, which yields MKISFEINNKPTTVDIEDGNTPLLWVIRDILDLKGTKFGCGKAACGACTIMVDNEEVRSCSYSVKFAEGKKVTTIEGLGTPEKPHPVQQAWIEEVVPQCGYCQPGFMMATAALLEKVPNPTDEDIDQNIINVCRCATYYRMRKAIHRAAELKNTNS from the coding sequence ATGAAAATTTCATTTGAAATAAATAATAAACCAACAACAGTAGATATTGAGGATGGTAATACGCCTTTACTTTGGGTGATTCGTGATATTTTGGATTTAAAAGGAACAAAATTTGGATGTGGTAAAGCCGCTTGTGGTGCTTGTACAATTATGGTTGATAATGAAGAAGTTCGTTCTTGTTCTTACTCAGTTAAGTTTGCTGAAGGAAAAAAAGTAACAACTATAGAAGGTTTAGGAACTCCTGAAAAGCCTCATCCTGTGCAACAAGCGTGGATTGAAGAAGTAGTTCCTCAATGTGGTTATTGTCAACCTGGTTTTATGATGGCTACCGCTGCTTTGTTAGAAAAAGTACCAAACCCTACGGATGAAGATATAGACCAGAATATTATTAATGTTTGTCGTTGTGCTACGTATTATAGAATGAGAAAGGCAATTCATCGTGCAGCTGAACTAAAAAATACTAACAGTTAA
- a CDS encoding MFS transporter → MTLVAVVSDYLLHPFYPQFFELRFGIKNPELVGYYFAAICFMVMIAFPFWAYVSKKVSELNILVYTQFVAGILALLCFYTESYIAFWVISLTMVIFKGSYLLVYPYILKIITKEEHPSTIGLLSVVVHLGGILGAVIGGLTVDLIDPRNIFLIMALGDFVQMGMSAYLLRSKKYATGLIVSEESGPKEERFLPKGFILKLGIITLILYFSDFLIRPFFSMYWESFSSFKTKLVSGTIYAIPGFVALIALWINNKRNTNDGYKGIINALCIALIGLFLQGIPSELFVVTGRIIYGWAIFQGVVKFDVLLFELSSPESYAVDYSKIHFFQNLGVLLASLSVGIVVEDFGLQIPFTIAFIGFIITLVLYFFVFKSVRVHHKQLAKT, encoded by the coding sequence ATGACGTTAGTTGCGGTAGTTAGTGATTATCTATTGCATCCATTTTATCCACAATTCTTTGAATTACGTTTCGGTATAAAGAATCCTGAATTGGTCGGATATTATTTCGCAGCAATATGTTTCATGGTTATGATTGCATTTCCATTCTGGGCATATGTTTCAAAAAAAGTATCAGAATTAAACATTTTAGTCTATACTCAGTTTGTAGCTGGAATACTAGCTTTACTTTGCTTCTACACAGAATCATATATAGCTTTTTGGGTAATTTCTTTAACCATGGTGATTTTTAAAGGAAGTTACTTATTGGTGTATCCATACATTTTAAAAATTATAACCAAAGAAGAACATCCAAGTACAATTGGCCTTTTATCTGTAGTTGTACATCTTGGTGGAATTTTGGGTGCTGTGATTGGTGGTTTAACTGTTGACCTAATCGATCCTCGAAATATATTTTTAATAATGGCATTAGGAGATTTCGTTCAAATGGGAATGAGTGCCTATTTATTAAGAAGTAAAAAGTATGCAACAGGTTTAATAGTTTCTGAAGAATCAGGTCCAAAAGAAGAGCGTTTTTTACCTAAAGGGTTTATTCTAAAATTAGGAATTATTACGCTGATTTTATATTTCAGTGACTTTCTAATTAGACCATTTTTCTCAATGTATTGGGAAAGTTTTTCAAGCTTTAAAACGAAACTCGTTTCGGGTACAATTTATGCAATCCCAGGTTTTGTTGCTTTAATTGCGCTTTGGATAAACAATAAAAGAAATACAAATGATGGTTATAAAGGAATTATAAATGCCTTATGTATTGCTTTAATCGGACTGTTTTTACAAGGAATACCTTCAGAGTTATTTGTAGTTACAGGAAGAATCATTTATGGTTGGGCAATTTTTCAAGGTGTAGTAAAATTCGATGTGTTGTTGTTTGAATTAAGTTCCCCAGAATCTTATGCTGTTGACTATAGTAAAATTCACTTTTTCCAAAACTTAGGCGTTTTATTAGCTTCTTTGAGTGTAGGGATTGTTGTAGAAGACTTTGGACTTCAAATTCCGTTTACTATCGCGTTTATAGGATTCATTATAACACTAGTATTATACTTCTTCGTGTTTAAATCTGTTCGAGTACATCATAAACAACTAGCTAAAACCTAA
- a CDS encoding GNAT family N-acetyltransferase, which yields MSENIVFSKKYRSFGTIDIRPFQIEKDSEFLHSWVNKEYAVFWGMQNSTLDDVKDEYKKLTKPDHYNAFVGYYKNEPAFVLEQYDPRKDEIGKYYDAKYSDTGIHIIVAPPKENKVDNFTWFMFRAIMDFVFCDLMVYRILVEPDIRNKKMFALCQRIGFQLDKIVELPHKTAQLTFLTKENYQQKIKSPLPSKRSTMNTIDNVVSPQQSTQHIQPAVWEQANRLLIKKALCEFSHELLIEPEIQNDLENGYKEYVIKADDSNVIYFFNAKPLALNHYMIDENSIRKTINNQVAELDAIFFIKEFRKVLGIADEKMPVYLEEIISTLYGSAFKITKGNPTAKELATADFQTIEQSMTEGHPGFVANNGRIGFDSTDYRSYAPEAGNSFSLLWLAGHKSKAVYAAIESLPYEKLIRQELATVTIEKFNETIKEKGYNPEDYLFLPIHPWQWFNKLANIFAPEVAKGGLICLGYGPDQYLAQQSIRTLFNTSNPQKFYTKSALSILNMGFMRGLPLYYLGTAPKMAVWLENLLYNDSYIQENGFRMLSEIGSVSYVNPYFEEFGPHNDYNKMLASLWRESPYSIVKNNQKPITMAALLHIDHHGNALLPEMIKDSGLSIDDWIRKYLNAYLSPMLHCFYYYDLVFMPHGENIILVLEDNIPAYALLKDITEEACILSPDVELPEHLKRMYAPVPEDVKLLSIFTDMFDGFFRFLAPILEEHANYSENRFWELVAENISEYQAKFPQLEQKFRQYDLFADDFKLSCLNRLQLNNHKQMIDLDDPVALLQFAGKLTNPIAQFKTQEV from the coding sequence ATGTCAGAGAATATAGTTTTCAGTAAAAAGTATAGAAGTTTTGGAACCATTGATATTCGTCCTTTTCAAATTGAAAAAGATTCAGAATTCTTACATTCTTGGGTAAATAAAGAATATGCTGTGTTTTGGGGAATGCAAAACTCAACACTTGATGATGTTAAGGACGAGTATAAGAAATTAACTAAACCAGATCATTACAATGCATTTGTAGGTTATTATAAAAATGAACCTGCTTTTGTTTTAGAACAATATGATCCCAGAAAGGACGAAATAGGTAAATATTACGATGCTAAATATTCAGACACTGGAATTCATATTATAGTTGCTCCTCCAAAAGAAAATAAAGTAGACAACTTCACTTGGTTCATGTTTAGAGCCATTATGGATTTTGTTTTCTGTGATTTGATGGTCTATAGAATTTTAGTAGAGCCAGACATAAGAAATAAAAAGATGTTTGCCTTGTGCCAAAGAATAGGTTTTCAATTAGATAAAATCGTTGAATTACCACACAAAACAGCACAGCTCACATTTTTAACTAAAGAAAATTACCAACAAAAAATTAAATCTCCTTTACCTTCAAAGAGAAGTACTATGAACACAATAGATAATGTGGTTTCTCCACAACAATCAACTCAACATATACAGCCTGCTGTTTGGGAACAAGCTAATCGTTTATTAATCAAAAAAGCATTGTGTGAATTTTCTCACGAGTTATTAATTGAGCCAGAAATTCAAAATGATTTAGAAAATGGTTACAAAGAATACGTAATAAAGGCTGACGATAGTAACGTCATTTATTTTTTTAATGCAAAACCCTTAGCATTAAACCATTATATGATCGATGAAAATTCGATTAGAAAAACTATTAATAATCAAGTAGCAGAATTAGATGCTATTTTCTTTATCAAAGAATTCAGAAAAGTATTGGGAATTGCAGACGAAAAAATGCCTGTTTATTTGGAAGAAATCATCAGTACTTTATATGGTAGTGCTTTCAAAATAACCAAAGGAAATCCAACTGCCAAAGAATTAGCTACTGCTGATTTTCAAACCATTGAACAATCAATGACAGAAGGTCACCCAGGTTTTGTAGCTAATAATGGAAGAATTGGATTTGACAGTACTGATTATCGTTCTTATGCACCAGAGGCAGGAAACTCATTTTCATTACTATGGTTAGCTGGTCATAAAAGTAAAGCTGTTTATGCTGCAATTGAAAGTTTACCGTATGAAAAGTTAATCCGTCAAGAGTTAGCTACCGTAACAATTGAGAAGTTCAATGAAACCATCAAAGAAAAAGGATATAATCCTGAAGATTATTTGTTTTTACCAATTCACCCTTGGCAATGGTTTAATAAACTTGCGAACATATTTGCCCCAGAAGTTGCTAAAGGAGGTTTAATCTGTTTAGGTTATGGACCTGATCAATATTTAGCTCAACAATCAATTCGAACATTATTTAATACTAGTAATCCCCAAAAATTCTACACCAAATCTGCCTTATCAATCTTAAATATGGGCTTCATGAGAGGGTTGCCGCTGTATTATCTCGGAACAGCTCCTAAGATGGCAGTTTGGTTGGAGAATTTACTATATAACGATTCTTATATTCAAGAGAACGGATTTAGAATGCTCAGTGAAATTGGGTCAGTAAGTTATGTGAATCCATATTTTGAAGAGTTTGGTCCACATAATGATTATAACAAAATGTTAGCTTCATTATGGAGAGAAAGTCCATACTCTATTGTTAAGAATAATCAAAAGCCAATTACCATGGCCGCTTTATTGCATATTGATCATCATGGTAATGCTTTATTACCAGAAATGATTAAGGATTCAGGTCTATCAATAGATGATTGGATTCGTAAATATTTAAATGCATATCTAAGTCCAATGTTACATTGTTTCTACTATTATGACTTAGTATTTATGCCTCATGGAGAAAATATAATTCTTGTTTTAGAAGATAATATTCCTGCATATGCTTTATTAAAAGATATTACTGAAGAAGCCTGTATTTTAAGCCCAGATGTAGAATTACCAGAGCATTTAAAACGAATGTATGCGCCCGTTCCTGAAGATGTAAAATTACTATCAATTTTTACAGACATGTTCGATGGTTTCTTCCGCTTTTTAGCACCAATTTTAGAAGAACATGCAAACTATAGTGAAAATAGATTTTGGGAATTAGTTGCAGAAAATATTTCTGAATATCAAGCTAAATTTCCTCAATTAGAGCAGAAATTTAGACAGTATGACTTGTTTGCCGATGATTTCAAACTATCATGCTTAAATAGATTACAACTAAATAATCATAAACAAATGATTGATTTAGACGATCCAGTAGCACTGTTACAATTTGCAGGAAAACTTACAAATCCGATAGCTCAATTTAAAACTCAAGAAGTATAA